Part of the Candidatus Palauibacter soopunensis genome, CCGCTCGGCTGCACGGTCGATCTCGACGCGGCGCCCGCCGGGGCGGACGTGTCGGCCGCGGCGCGCTGGTTCGGCGAGTCGCACTCGCGCGTCGTGCTGACGTGCCGGCCCGGCGCGGGCGAGCGGATCGCCGCGCACGGCCAGCGTCACGGCGTGCCCGTGGCGCGCGCAGGCACCGTGGACGGGCCGGACAGCCCGTGCCGGCTGACCGGCGCCGGCCATGCGATCGCCCCGCCGGCCGCCGAGTTGGCGCGGATCTACGAGGAGGCGATCCCGCGCCGCATGAGCGAGGAGGCGGGAATCACGTCATGAGGAGACTCCCGACGAGTGGCGCCCGGGGCGCGGGGCGCGGGGCGTTCGAGCTGGACAAGCCGCGCGAGGAGTGCGGCATCGTGGCGGTCAGCGGCTCGGACGCCGCCGCCGAGCTCGCGTTTCTGTCGATGTACGCGCTCCAGCACCGCGGACAGGAGTCCGCCGGCATCGTCACGGTCGACGGGTCCGGCATGTCGAGGGTCCACAAGGGCATGGGCCTCGTGGCGGACGTCTTCGACGACGACGTGCTCGCCACCCTCGAGGGATCGCTCTCCGTCGGGCACGTCCGCTATTCGACGGCGGGCGGATCCAGCCTCCGCAACGCGCAGCCGCTCCTCGTGCAGTACGAGGACAAGCCGCTCGCGCTCGCGCACAACGGCAACCTCACGAACGCGAACCAGCTCAAGCGCTCGCTCGCCCGCGACGGTTCGATCTTCCAGACGGATGCGGACTCGGAGGTCATCGTCCACCTCATCGCCCGCTCGCGGCACCGCGACCTGGACGGCAAGATCGACGACGCGCTCTCGCAACTGGTCGGCGCCTTCTCCCTCCTCCTCTGCATCGGCGACACGGTATACGCGACTCGCGATGCGCGAGGCTTCCGGCCCATGGTGATGGGCAGGCGGGGCGAAGCCGTCGTCTTCGCATCCGAAACGTGCGCGCTCGACATCATCGGGGCCGCCTACGTGCGCGACGTGGAACCGGGCGAGGTGCTGAAGGTCCGCGACGGCCACGTGGAATCGCTCCGGCCGTTGCCTCCGGCCGAGCCCAGCGCCTGCCTGTTCGAACTCGTGTACTTCGCGCGTCCCGATTCGCGCGTGTGGGGGTGCAGCGTGGACGAGGCGAGGCGGGCGTTCGGCCGCCAGCTCGCCCACGAGCACCCGGCGGAGGCCGATTGCGTGTTCGCGGTGCCCGACTCGTCGAACTCGGCGGCGCTCGGGTACTCGGAGGTCAGCGGCCTCCCGTTCGAACTCGCGCTCATCCGCAACCACTACGTGGGACGAACCTTTATCCATCCGACGCAGACGGGGCGCGATTTCAAGGTGAGGGTGAAGTACAACCCCGTGCGCGAACTCGTCGACGGCAAGCGCATCGTCGTCGTGGACGACTCGCTCGTCCGGGGTACGACGAGCAGCGGCCTCGTCCGGCTCCTCCGGGACTCGGGGGCGCGGGAGGTGCATTTCCGGGTCGCGTCCCCGCCGGTGCGTTCCCCCTGCTACTACGGCATCGACATGCCGACGAAAGAGGAACTCATCGGCTCCAGCCATACGGTCGAGGAGATCCGGCAACACCTGAAGGTCGAATCGCTCGGCTACCTCAGCATGGAGGGCATGCGCGACGCGGTCACGGATCACGGTCCCTTCTGCGACGCCTGTTGGACCGGCAACTACGCCGCGCCGCTCGTCGACATGGAACGATCGCAGGCGTTGCAGACGGTCTGATGCCGCGCCATCCCGCCGCCCGTTCCAGGTCTGCCCTCGCGGCCCTTCTCTGCGCGGGCATCGCGGCTGTCGCGGCGTGCGCTCCCGCGGACCCGACGGCGTGCGCGCTGATCTTCTCCACGAACGACGCGCACGGA contains:
- the purF gene encoding amidophosphoribosyltransferase yields the protein MRRLPTSGARGAGRGAFELDKPREECGIVAVSGSDAAAELAFLSMYALQHRGQESAGIVTVDGSGMSRVHKGMGLVADVFDDDVLATLEGSLSVGHVRYSTAGGSSLRNAQPLLVQYEDKPLALAHNGNLTNANQLKRSLARDGSIFQTDADSEVIVHLIARSRHRDLDGKIDDALSQLVGAFSLLLCIGDTVYATRDARGFRPMVMGRRGEAVVFASETCALDIIGAAYVRDVEPGEVLKVRDGHVESLRPLPPAEPSACLFELVYFARPDSRVWGCSVDEARRAFGRQLAHEHPAEADCVFAVPDSSNSAALGYSEVSGLPFELALIRNHYVGRTFIHPTQTGRDFKVRVKYNPVRELVDGKRIVVVDDSLVRGTTSSGLVRLLRDSGAREVHFRVASPPVRSPCYYGIDMPTKEELIGSSHTVEEIRQHLKVESLGYLSMEGMRDAVTDHGPFCDACWTGNYAAPLVDMERSQALQTV